One genomic segment of Borrelia coriaceae includes these proteins:
- a CDS encoding MinD/ParA family protein: MEDQAQSLRDIMRLNNRASFVIDDKIQNNRTRFIAVTSGKGGVGKSNIAVGLAIKYANLGKKVLVFDADIGMANINILLGVIPKYSIYHMIMQGRGIKEVITKTEYNIDLLAGASGTTELLDLSESEMNQFIKELLKVYEYDIVIIDTSAGISRQVISFLFSSDDVVIVTTPEPTSITDAYGIIKVLSHKMENLKNLRLVVNRVANISEGKVVAKKVVDISSQFLNLNIDYLGYIYEDQNIRNSVFKQRPFILLNPNSKASYCLDFIVAALEEITLDNRKRRGVIGFISKFFGME; encoded by the coding sequence ATGGAAGATCAGGCCCAAAGTTTACGTGATATTATGAGATTGAATAATAGAGCTAGTTTCGTTATTGATGATAAAATCCAAAATAATAGAACAAGATTTATCGCTGTTACTAGTGGTAAGGGTGGAGTTGGAAAGAGTAATATTGCTGTGGGTCTTGCTATTAAATATGCAAATCTTGGTAAGAAAGTTTTAGTTTTTGATGCAGATATTGGTATGGCTAACATCAATATTTTGCTTGGAGTCATTCCTAAGTACAGTATTTATCATATGATTATGCAAGGACGAGGTATTAAGGAGGTAATAACAAAGACAGAATATAATATTGACCTTCTAGCTGGTGCTTCTGGGACAACGGAGCTTTTAGATTTATCAGAGTCTGAAATGAATCAGTTTATAAAGGAGTTATTGAAAGTTTATGAATATGATATAGTTATAATAGATACCAGCGCTGGAATTTCAAGGCAAGTTATTTCGTTTTTATTTTCTAGTGATGACGTAGTTATTGTTACAACTCCAGAACCTACCTCTATAACTGATGCTTATGGTATCATTAAGGTTTTATCTCATAAAATGGAAAATTTAAAAAATTTAAGGCTAGTTGTCAATAGGGTGGCTAATATAAGTGAAGGTAAGGTCGTGGCTAAAAAAGTTGTTGATATTTCAAGTCAGTTTTTAAATTTAAATATTGATTATTTGGGGTATATTTATGAAGATCAAAATATTAGAAATTCTGTTTTTAAACAAAGACCTTTTATTTTATTAAATCCTAATAGCAAGGCTAGCTATTGTCTTGATTTTATTGTGGCTGCTCTTGAAGAAATTACTCTTGACAATAGAAAAAGAAGAGGTGTGATAGGTTTTATATCTAAATTTTTTGGCATGGAATAG
- the flhA gene encoding flagellar biosynthesis protein FlhA, with protein MLDARKNSVLGYFGLNNKADLIVSVGLILIVASFILPLPAFILDALIAVNLVVSLLIILIVLYSKRSLDFSVFPTLLLVMTIFGLVLNISSTRLILTKGINFDGQMIRAFGTFVVGSSGTEGLFVGFIIFLIIIAVQFIVITKGATRVAEVAARFALDALPGKQMAIDSAYSSGNLTEEEATKQKNDLQSEVNFYGAMDGASKFVSGNVKVGFLITIINILGGLIVGITLQGLNVNDAINNYVSLTVGDGLVSQLPALLISTATGLIVTRSISKNSFGGEIIEQFTSYSGVYWIVSGFLLFLAFLPGFPTFILILLSVLIAFLAYALSNLARNREFHEKQKAEEQILSYADKEIAPVVPLDPLSLEIGYNLVPIVDDSKTSELLDRIVKIRREVALEFGIVVPKIRIVDNMRLAPNEYSFKLRGVEIGHGEIKLGKFLVINVGSDSGIKGELTKDPSFGLPSLWVNDNEREVAEKLGYTVVDPPSIIATHMTELIKRHAYEILTRQDVQNILDIFKKDYGAIVEEVLKDFSVGEIQRVLQGLLREQVSIRNLVTIFETIADFTSVTKDIFFLIEKCRQAIGRQIVSGYLDSNLELNVITIKPEFEQKIIDSRFEANNDLVSSLEPNLKTKFIYELFRLVNEVQSQGYYPVILSSESARPVIRVLISRELSDIVVISVLEVPKNVKVNVLKTVEVEE; from the coding sequence TTGTTGGATGCAAGAAAAAATTCTGTGTTAGGATATTTTGGACTTAATAACAAAGCAGACTTAATAGTTTCGGTCGGCTTAATACTTATTGTTGCTAGTTTTATTTTGCCGCTTCCTGCATTTATTTTGGATGCTTTGATTGCAGTTAATTTGGTGGTTAGTCTTTTAATTATTCTTATTGTTTTGTATTCTAAGCGCTCACTGGATTTTTCAGTTTTTCCAACACTTTTACTTGTTATGACTATTTTTGGTCTTGTTTTAAATATTTCTTCTACTAGATTAATTTTGACAAAAGGAATAAATTTCGATGGTCAAATGATAAGAGCCTTTGGAACATTTGTTGTTGGGAGTTCTGGGACGGAGGGTCTCTTTGTTGGGTTTATAATATTTCTTATTATAATTGCAGTTCAGTTTATTGTTATCACTAAGGGTGCTACAAGAGTTGCTGAGGTGGCTGCTCGTTTTGCTCTTGATGCGCTTCCTGGAAAACAAATGGCTATTGATTCTGCATATAGTTCTGGAAATTTAACTGAAGAGGAAGCTACAAAGCAGAAAAATGACTTGCAGTCTGAGGTAAATTTTTATGGTGCTATGGATGGTGCTTCTAAATTTGTTTCGGGAAATGTAAAGGTTGGATTTTTAATAACGATTATAAATATTCTTGGAGGACTTATCGTAGGGATTACTCTTCAAGGGCTTAATGTTAACGATGCGATTAATAATTATGTTTCTTTGACTGTTGGGGATGGACTTGTTTCTCAGCTCCCAGCGTTATTAATTTCAACAGCAACAGGACTTATTGTGACTAGATCAATATCAAAAAATAGTTTTGGAGGAGAGATTATTGAACAATTTACTTCCTATTCAGGAGTTTATTGGATTGTATCTGGGTTTTTGTTATTTTTGGCCTTTCTTCCAGGATTTCCTACATTTATACTCATTCTTTTAAGTGTGTTGATAGCATTCTTGGCTTATGCACTCTCTAACTTAGCTAGAAATAGAGAATTTCATGAGAAGCAAAAAGCAGAAGAGCAAATATTAAGTTATGCTGATAAAGAAATTGCCCCTGTAGTTCCGCTAGATCCATTGTCTTTAGAGATTGGATATAATCTTGTTCCGATAGTTGATGATTCAAAAACTTCAGAACTTCTTGATCGTATTGTAAAGATACGTCGTGAGGTTGCTCTTGAATTTGGGATAGTTGTACCTAAAATTAGAATAGTGGATAACATGAGACTTGCACCAAATGAGTATTCATTTAAGCTTAGGGGAGTGGAGATTGGGCATGGGGAAATTAAGTTAGGTAAGTTTTTAGTTATAAACGTAGGTTCTGATTCTGGTATTAAAGGTGAGCTTACAAAAGATCCTTCATTTGGACTTCCGTCTCTTTGGGTAAATGATAATGAGAGGGAAGTTGCTGAAAAATTAGGTTATACCGTAGTTGATCCCCCTTCAATTATTGCTACTCATATGACTGAACTTATTAAGAGGCATGCTTATGAGATTTTGACGCGTCAAGATGTTCAAAATATTCTTGATATTTTTAAAAAGGATTATGGTGCTATTGTTGAAGAAGTTTTAAAGGACTTTTCAGTGGGAGAAATTCAAAGAGTATTACAAGGTCTTTTAAGAGAGCAAGTTTCAATACGTAATTTGGTTACAATTTTTGAAACAATAGCAGACTTTACAAGTGTTACTAAAGATATATTCTTTTTAATTGAAAAGTGTAGACAAGCAATTGGAAGGCAAATAGTTAGTGGGTATTTAGATTCTAATTTAGAACTTAATGTAATAACCATAAAGCCAGAATTTGAGCAAAAAATAATTGATTCACGATTTGAGGCCAATAACGATCTTGTAAGTTCCCTTGAACCAAATTTAAAAACTAAATTTATTTATGAACTTTTTAGACTTGTAAATGAAGTTCAATCACAAGGATATTATCCTGTTATATTGTCAAGTGAATCTGCACGACCTGTAATAAGGGTCTTAATCAGTAGAGAACTTTCAGATATTGTTGTCATATCCGTTTTAGAGGTCCCTAAAAATGTTAAAGTTAATGTGCTTAAAACAGTAGAGGTTGAAGAGTAG
- the fliP gene encoding flagellar type III secretion system pore protein FliP (The bacterial flagellar biogenesis protein FliP forms a type III secretion system (T3SS)-type pore required for flagellar assembly.): MSKKLSLVLFLGVINFSFAQTKSLQPTTGLNFPFVDLVNSTGGGIVFPLQLLFILTIITLSPAFLVLMTSFLRIAIVLDFIRRALSLQQSPPNQLIMGLALFLTLFTMWPTFNIIYKDAYVPLKDSKIGFNEFYDRGIAPLRNFMYKQMSNSKHEEIRLFMSISNYSRPKNFSEVPTHVLIASFVLHELKVAFKMGILIFLPFIVIDIIVAAVLMAMGMIMLPPVMISLPFKLMLFVMVDGWTLITSGLVKSFM, encoded by the coding sequence TTGAGTAAGAAATTAAGTCTTGTTTTATTTCTTGGAGTTATAAATTTTTCATTTGCTCAAACTAAGTCTTTACAGCCCACTACTGGTTTGAATTTTCCGTTTGTTGATCTTGTAAATTCTACTGGCGGGGGAATAGTTTTTCCTTTGCAGCTTTTATTTATATTAACTATAATAACTCTCTCTCCAGCTTTTTTGGTTTTAATGACTTCTTTTTTAAGGATAGCAATAGTATTAGATTTTATTAGAAGGGCATTGTCACTTCAACAATCGCCGCCCAATCAGTTAATAATGGGATTGGCTTTATTTTTAACTCTTTTTACTATGTGGCCAACTTTTAACATAATATATAAAGATGCATATGTTCCTCTTAAGGATTCAAAAATAGGGTTTAATGAGTTTTATGATAGGGGAATTGCTCCACTTAGAAACTTTATGTATAAGCAGATGTCTAATAGTAAGCATGAGGAGATTAGATTATTTATGAGTATTAGTAATTATTCTAGACCTAAAAATTTTAGTGAAGTGCCTACTCATGTTCTTATTGCATCTTTTGTATTGCACGAACTTAAAGTTGCTTTTAAAATGGGCATTTTAATATTTTTGCCGTTCATAGTGATAGACATTATTGTAGCTGCAGTTTTAATGGCTATGGGAATGATAATGTTGCCACCTGTAATGATATCGTTACCATTCAAATTAATGCTTTTTGTAATGGTAGATGGTTGGACTTTAATTACTAGTGGGCTTGTAAAAAGCTTCATGTGA
- a CDS encoding flagellar biosynthesis protein FliZ (possible structural component of the flagellum that anchors the rod to the membrane) yields MSNLALLKFLFLIVFIFFFKNLFAQEKEINLDITPSSLESEVNLPIFEDDKSSFNNKDIQNVSIVNLSDLVTIFLFLLFFLICIFLFKKMIFNHSKISNEDKSAIIRELAFYEIDNKNSLRIINILGDVYVFLISSNSSILLREIKRGEELDSLKFELDKAKNRSNLSSFKSIFNKVLYKNKKYDSLLDETEREELEHDIETSLKNKQDRLKKF; encoded by the coding sequence ATGAGTAATTTAGCTTTATTAAAATTTTTGTTTTTAATTGTTTTTATATTTTTTTTCAAAAATTTATTTGCACAAGAAAAGGAAATTAATTTAGATATTACCCCTTCTAGTTTAGAGAGTGAAGTTAATTTACCCATATTTGAAGATGATAAGTCTAGTTTTAATAATAAGGATATACAAAATGTGTCTATTGTTAATCTTTCCGATTTAGTTACTATATTTTTGTTCTTGCTTTTTTTTCTTATTTGTATTTTTTTATTTAAAAAAATGATTTTCAATCATAGTAAAATCAGCAATGAGGACAAATCAGCTATTATAAGAGAGCTTGCTTTTTATGAGATAGACAATAAAAATTCTTTAAGAATTATTAATATATTAGGCGATGTTTATGTATTTTTGATATCAAGTAATTCTTCTATTTTGCTAAGAGAGATTAAACGGGGGGAAGAATTAGATAGTTTAAAATTTGAGCTTGATAAGGCTAAGAATCGTAGTAATTTAAGTTCATTCAAATCAATTTTTAATAAAGTGTTATATAAGAATAAAAAATATGATTCATTGCTTGATGAGACTGAGCGTGAAGAGCTAGAGCATGATATTGAAACTTCTTTAAAGAACAAGCAGGATAGATTGAAAAAGTTTTAG
- a CDS encoding FapA family protein codes for MANISDFSELRNKIKNYLDRENNVSLIEVEADTLEEALHDASLELAMSYKDLNYEVLVRGNNGFFGYGKRKWKIVAYRHSYFKFGDTDILSSQSGAEEIESLDGKFFIRKTAKGVFLKVTPAQGDGNVVKLRDVMDKFASYSNIKDLDENFVISVIENANGKYEQVSAFEADLAESVTMMVHISEDSMSVTIEFTVPGPNGAEVLEKDIYSILKKYGISERAFLKDRIKEFVDSPLYGEPIEMARGANPVKGKDAYIDFIAKSKYGVVDNELRNVNRGDELAEIIPLSEGIDGYTVFGKILKAERGRELDLVLGDNTFREGNKIFARCDGYISIVNGIISVHDVYIVEGDVGPATGNIINNGMVLVKGSILDGYNVMAKSGIEVNGLVGRCNLQTDGSIVLRSGANGKGGSEICAKKFIKSKFLENVNVRCEGDVEVVRGIVNSFVSCTKKVLCIGKKSKIVGSDVRAREAVRAYSIGSEGNAETFICVGYDPEIKVLLSKFTEYLVKIEKRLEVVIKDISALNKNIQLTVDKAEKSLKIDSCNELMNERDILILEIKMVKDKQESLQDLLEDSKTDGKIFVEYMAYAGVKLNIKDAYYELPRDYHNITFVEDDNIIKMLAYVPFESK; via the coding sequence ATGGCTAATATCAGCGATTTTTCCGAATTGAGGAATAAAATTAAAAATTATCTAGATCGAGAAAATAATGTTAGTTTAATAGAGGTGGAAGCAGATACGCTTGAGGAAGCTTTACATGATGCGTCTTTAGAATTAGCAATGTCCTATAAAGACTTAAATTATGAGGTTTTAGTGCGTGGAAATAATGGGTTTTTTGGATATGGTAAGAGAAAATGGAAGATTGTTGCTTATAGGCATTCTTATTTCAAGTTTGGCGATACTGATATTTTAAGTTCACAAAGTGGTGCTGAAGAAATTGAGTCTTTAGATGGAAAATTTTTTATCAGGAAGACTGCCAAGGGAGTATTTTTAAAGGTTACCCCTGCTCAGGGAGATGGGAATGTTGTTAAGCTTAGAGATGTAATGGATAAATTTGCCTCATATAGTAACATCAAAGATTTGGATGAAAATTTTGTTATATCAGTCATTGAGAATGCTAATGGTAAGTATGAACAAGTGTCTGCTTTTGAGGCGGATCTTGCCGAGAGTGTAACTATGATGGTTCATATATCAGAAGATTCAATGTCAGTGACTATTGAGTTTACTGTTCCTGGTCCTAATGGTGCTGAGGTTTTAGAAAAAGATATTTATAGTATTCTTAAAAAATATGGAATATCAGAGCGAGCATTCCTTAAGGATAGGATAAAAGAATTTGTGGATTCTCCACTTTATGGTGAACCAATTGAGATGGCAAGAGGAGCAAATCCTGTTAAGGGCAAAGATGCTTATATTGATTTTATTGCTAAGAGTAAGTATGGTGTTGTAGATAATGAGCTTAGAAATGTCAATAGAGGAGATGAATTGGCAGAAATTATTCCCTTATCAGAGGGTATTGATGGGTATACTGTTTTTGGAAAAATATTAAAAGCAGAGCGAGGTCGAGAATTGGATTTGGTTTTGGGAGATAATACTTTTAGAGAAGGAAATAAGATTTTTGCAAGATGTGATGGATATATATCTATTGTAAATGGTATTATTTCTGTACATGATGTTTATATTGTTGAGGGTGATGTTGGACCTGCTACTGGAAATATAATAAATAATGGTATGGTTCTTGTGAAGGGCAGTATTTTAGATGGATATAATGTTATGGCTAAGAGTGGGATAGAGGTAAATGGGCTTGTTGGTAGATGTAATTTACAAACGGATGGTTCTATTGTTCTTCGTAGTGGAGCTAATGGAAAGGGTGGTTCAGAGATTTGTGCAAAGAAGTTTATTAAATCCAAGTTTTTAGAAAATGTTAATGTACGATGTGAAGGTGATGTTGAAGTTGTAAGAGGAATTGTCAATTCTTTTGTTTCTTGTACGAAGAAAGTTCTCTGTATTGGAAAAAAATCTAAGATAGTTGGTTCTGATGTTCGTGCAAGAGAAGCGGTTAGAGCATATTCTATTGGATCTGAGGGTAATGCTGAGACTTTTATTTGTGTTGGATATGATCCTGAAATAAAAGTTTTACTATCTAAATTTACAGAGTATCTTGTGAAGATTGAAAAACGGTTGGAAGTTGTAATAAAGGATATTTCTGCCTTAAATAAGAACATTCAACTTACTGTTGATAAAGCTGAGAAATCTTTAAAAATTGATAGTTGTAATGAGCTTATGAATGAGAGAGATATTTTAATTTTGGAAATAAAGATGGTAAAAGATAAGCAAGAAAGCTTACAAGATTTGCTTGAAGATAGTAAGACTGATGGCAAAATTTTTGTTGAGTATATGGCTTATGCTGGGGTGAAGTTAAATATTAAAGATGCTTATTATGAGCTTCCAAGAGATTATCATAATATAACCTTTGTAGAGGATGACAACATTATTAAAATGTTAGCTTATGTTCCTTTTGAATCTAAATAG
- the flhB gene encoding flagellar biosynthesis protein FlhB: MNASNEFLSKSWYIPLNFFASEDDGKTELPTEKKKQQAREEGQVLKSIEINSAVTLFILFAVFFFMLSYFAYELMGIFRLQASKLPEIMLISIHSLAFAYIRSIFGYIVVFFLISFIVSFLVNVVQVGFLITFKPIVPKWYKVNPNFSRWIKNSFGSLDAFFNLFKSLSKVAIISFIYYIMLKSNIGKISRMSEYSLEDGISVILSLAYRICFFSILVLLVISIVDYLFQRTRYIENLKMTKEEVKQERKEMEGDPLLRSRMRERMREILNSNLKVTVPQADVVITNPEHFAVAIKWDSNIMLAPMVLAKGQDEIAFVIKQIARENNIPVMENKPLARDLYANVDVNEEIPREYWEIVSKILVRVYSIAKKFN; encoded by the coding sequence ATGAATGCTAGCAATGAGTTTTTAAGTAAAAGTTGGTATATACCTCTTAATTTTTTTGCTTCAGAAGATGATGGTAAAACTGAGCTTCCTACTGAGAAGAAGAAACAGCAAGCAAGAGAAGAGGGGCAGGTATTAAAATCAATTGAAATTAATTCAGCAGTTACTCTGTTCATATTATTTGCTGTATTTTTTTTTATGTTATCTTATTTTGCTTACGAATTAATGGGTATTTTTAGGTTGCAAGCTTCTAAGCTTCCAGAAATAATGTTAATTAGTATCCATTCATTGGCTTTTGCGTATATTAGATCGATATTTGGATATATAGTTGTATTTTTTTTGATATCATTTATAGTAAGTTTTTTAGTTAATGTTGTGCAAGTTGGCTTTTTGATAACCTTTAAACCTATAGTTCCTAAGTGGTATAAAGTAAATCCAAATTTTTCAAGATGGATTAAAAATTCGTTTGGTTCATTGGACGCTTTTTTTAATTTATTTAAAAGTTTGTCAAAAGTTGCTATAATATCTTTTATATATTATATAATGCTAAAAAGCAATATAGGTAAAATCTCAAGAATGTCTGAATATAGTCTTGAAGATGGCATTTCTGTTATATTAAGTCTTGCTTACAGGATATGTTTTTTCTCAATACTAGTATTGCTGGTTATTAGTATAGTGGATTATCTTTTTCAAAGGACTCGTTATATTGAAAATTTGAAAATGACGAAAGAAGAAGTAAAGCAAGAGAGAAAAGAAATGGAAGGGGATCCTCTGCTTCGTTCTAGAATGAGAGAGCGAATGAGAGAGATTTTAAATTCTAATTTAAAAGTAACGGTTCCTCAAGCGGATGTGGTAATTACGAATCCAGAACATTTTGCTGTTGCTATTAAATGGGATAGTAATATTATGTTAGCACCAATGGTGCTTGCTAAAGGTCAAGATGAAATTGCATTTGTAATTAAACAAATTGCAAGGGAAAATAATATCCCTGTGATGGAAAATAAGCCACTTGCAAGAGATCTTTATGCTAATGTTGATGTTAATGAAGAAATCCCAAGAGAATATTGGGAGATTGTCTCTAAAATTCTTGTGAGGGTATATTCTATTGCTAAAAAATTTAATTAG
- the fliR gene encoding flagellar biosynthetic protein FliR, with product MNMNFLILKSFVVLPVFVRIFLFLKFSPFFRTIRMGYLNFFFSLILSIIVVDKINVSYPLDNLIAFTLILAGEAILGLIQAFFVSIIFNVFHLLGFFFSNQMGLAYANIFDVFAEEDNLVISQIFTYLFLLLFLSNGILLSFFMIGVHDSVLNVRVENMVNIKNYEFIKLIFYSFAILFEKALVISLPILGVLLLLYLILGILSKTSPQINLLMISFAVSLGLGLIILYICFPSLVMAVRRVIELALESMSSALNLFSETLE from the coding sequence ATGAATATGAATTTTTTGATTTTAAAATCTTTTGTGGTCTTGCCTGTATTTGTTAGGATTTTTCTCTTTCTAAAATTTTCTCCTTTTTTTAGAACTATAAGAATGGGGTATTTAAATTTTTTCTTTTCTTTAATTCTATCTATTATTGTTGTAGACAAAATCAATGTTTCCTATCCTTTAGATAATTTGATTGCTTTTACATTAATATTGGCAGGAGAAGCTATTTTAGGCCTTATCCAAGCTTTTTTTGTAAGCATAATTTTTAATGTGTTTCATTTGCTTGGATTTTTTTTCTCAAATCAGATGGGGCTTGCTTATGCAAATATTTTTGATGTTTTTGCAGAAGAGGATAATTTGGTAATATCCCAAATATTTACTTATCTTTTTTTGCTTTTATTTTTATCAAATGGTATTTTGTTGAGTTTCTTTATGATTGGAGTGCATGATTCTGTTTTGAATGTTAGAGTTGAAAATATGGTCAATATAAAAAATTATGAATTTATTAAGTTAATTTTTTATTCTTTTGCTATTCTTTTTGAAAAAGCTTTAGTCATTTCTCTTCCAATATTGGGAGTACTTTTACTTTTATATTTGATTTTGGGTATACTTTCAAAGACTTCTCCTCAGATTAATTTATTAATGATTAGTTTTGCAGTTTCGTTGGGGTTAGGATTAATTATTTTGTATATCTGTTTTCCAAGTTTGGTTATGGCTGTTAGGAGGGTAATTGAACTTGCTTTAGAATCTATGAGTAGTGCTTTAAATTTATTTTCTGAGACCTTAGAATGA
- the fliN gene encoding flagellar motor switch protein FliN: MAVDDNNDIGEEKPEIKGVKLPDLIDTLPEGVDPSNFGLLMDVSMQVTVELGRTERKIKDILGMSEGTIITLDKLAGEPVDILVNGKVVAKGEVVVIDENFGVRITEIIKIKNE, from the coding sequence ATGGCTGTAGATGATAATAATGATATTGGTGAAGAAAAACCTGAGATAAAAGGTGTTAAGCTTCCTGATCTAATTGATACTTTGCCTGAGGGTGTTGATCCTAGTAATTTTGGTCTTTTGATGGATGTTTCTATGCAAGTTACTGTTGAACTTGGTAGGACTGAGCGTAAAATAAAAGATATACTTGGTATGTCTGAGGGAACGATTATTACACTTGATAAACTTGCAGGTGAGCCTGTAGATATTTTAGTAAATGGTAAAGTGGTAGCTAAGGGAGAGGTTGTTGTAATTGATGAGAATTTTGGTGTTAGAATTACCGAAATAATTAAAATTAAAAATGAGTAA
- the flhF gene encoding flagellar biosynthesis protein FlhF: protein MVQYFTERGPTYNEVIESVKRKYGKNARVMTYKTIAHGGIFGLFSRDWIEVSGYVRYDIGQQQINVEEEKRKILQSIKKEESSSIEDVIKEVKSLKNELAHKKEEINHPTILKIEDILRSNDFSESYIRDINNFIKREFSLSDLDDYEKVKDSVIVYIAKTIKCSGSLIDNLKKRIFILVGPTGVGKTTTIAKLAAIYGINSDDKSLNIKIITIDNYRIGAKKQIQTYGDIMGIPVKAIESFKDLKEEITQSKDFDLVLIDTIGKSPKDFMKLAEMKELLNACGRDAEFHLAVSSTTKTADIKEIFHQFSPFSYKTVIFTKLDETTCVGNLISLIHEMRKEVSYVTDGQIVPHNISIAEPLTFIKKINGYRINDDVEFIRKLKSKSYY from the coding sequence ATGGTACAGTATTTTACAGAAAGAGGTCCTACCTATAATGAGGTCATAGAAAGCGTTAAGAGAAAGTATGGAAAAAATGCTAGGGTTATGACTTATAAGACAATAGCTCATGGGGGAATATTTGGTTTATTTAGTAGAGATTGGATTGAAGTTTCAGGTTATGTTAGATATGATATTGGGCAACAGCAAATAAATGTTGAAGAGGAAAAGCGCAAGATTCTTCAAAGCATTAAAAAAGAAGAGAGTTCTTCAATTGAAGATGTAATTAAGGAAGTTAAATCCCTTAAAAACGAACTTGCACATAAAAAGGAAGAAATTAATCATCCAACTATTTTAAAAATAGAAGATATTTTACGTAGTAATGATTTTTCTGAAAGTTATATTAGAGATATTAATAATTTTATTAAGAGAGAATTTAGTTTATCAGATCTTGATGATTATGAGAAAGTTAAGGATAGTGTTATAGTCTATATTGCTAAGACTATTAAATGTTCAGGATCTCTTATCGATAATCTTAAAAAAAGAATCTTTATTTTAGTTGGGCCAACGGGTGTTGGGAAAACTACCACTATTGCAAAACTTGCAGCAATTTATGGAATTAATAGTGATGATAAGAGCTTAAATATTAAGATTATTACCATTGATAACTATCGTATAGGAGCTAAAAAACAAATTCAAACATATGGTGATATTATGGGCATTCCTGTTAAGGCAATTGAATCTTTTAAAGATTTAAAAGAAGAAATTACGCAATCAAAAGATTTTGATCTTGTCCTTATTGATACGATTGGTAAAAGTCCTAAAGATTTTATGAAACTTGCTGAGATGAAGGAACTTCTTAATGCCTGTGGTCGTGATGCTGAATTTCATTTAGCTGTGAGCTCTACTACAAAGACAGCAGACATTAAAGAAATATTTCATCAATTTTCTCCCTTTAGCTATAAGACCGTAATTTTTACAAAATTAGATGAGACAACATGTGTTGGCAATTTAATAAGTTTAATTCATGAAATGAGAAAGGAAGTTTCTTATGTTACTGATGGGCAAATTGTCCCTCATAATATTAGCATTGCAGAACCTCTTACTTTTATTAAAAAGATAAATGGATATAGAATAAATGATGATGTTGAATTTATTCGAAAGCTCAAAAGTAAATCTTATTATTAA
- the fliQ gene encoding flagellar biosynthesis protein FliQ yields the protein MTTGQIIYLIRLSIENIIILSAPMLITALIVGLLVSIFQAVTSIQDQTLSFIPKIIIILLTLVIFGPWILKKLMQFAIVIFSQIQNI from the coding sequence ATGACGACAGGACAAATTATTTATCTTATTAGGCTTTCGATTGAGAATATTATTATCCTTTCAGCACCAATGTTAATTACAGCTCTTATAGTTGGCCTTTTAGTTTCAATTTTTCAAGCTGTTACATCGATTCAAGATCAAACGCTTAGTTTTATTCCCAAGATTATCATAATACTTTTAACTCTTGTTATATTTGGTCCTTGGATTTTAAAAAAGCTTATGCAATTTGCTATTGTGATTTTTAGTCAAATCCAAAACATATAA